Proteins encoded within one genomic window of Polaribacter sp. NJDZ03:
- a CDS encoding glycoside hydrolase family 13 protein gives MKLLKYSHLNVLLISVIVFLFSCQKREQNKMEVTNEITAVINKIERVEPPNWFVGFKDTSLQLLVKENNIGDAIPSISYEGVTIEKVHKARSNNYLFIDLKIASSTEAGKFNIDFTFADGTKKTHTYELKSRDKKSDDFIGFNSSDAIYLITPDRFANGDDSNNINTALKETDIDRSDNYKRHGGDIQGIINHIDYISDLGFTTVWPTPVLLNDMAESSYHGYAITDYYKVDSRFGNLSEYKELADKLREKDMKLIMDQVANHCGIGHWWMEDLPFGDWLNNQKNYEDNIDNWNNETNIGSNHRRTTNQDIYVSKADLKGNNEGWFTPAMPDLNQRNPFLAKYIIQNSIWWIETLGLGGIRQDTYPYPDKNFMSDWAGAIMSEYPNFSIVGEEWSYNPLIVGYWQRGANNRDGYESNLKSPMDFPMQKAIVEGINEDESWDKGLIKLYEGLANDFHYASPKDVFIFLDNHDKTRVFTELWEDISKVKMGLSYMLTLPRIPQIYYGTEILMNDSANPGDHGLIRSDFPGGFKDDAVNSFTGEGLNEYQKDMQSFITKVLNYRKDSKAIHDGKTIHFAPFMGTYFLFRTKGDETVVNIINKNVEPITIDLKRFIEVGLDGRTLKNIITGDTFIWGNEIHLTEKGSVLLTTKI, from the coding sequence ATGAAACTATTAAAATACAGCCATTTAAATGTTCTTCTAATTTCGGTTATTGTATTTTTGTTTTCATGCCAAAAACGAGAACAAAATAAAATGGAGGTTACTAACGAAATTACAGCAGTAATAAACAAAATTGAAAGAGTAGAGCCACCAAATTGGTTTGTAGGTTTTAAGGATACTTCGTTGCAATTATTAGTAAAAGAAAATAATATTGGTGATGCAATACCTTCTATTTCTTATGAAGGAGTTACTATCGAAAAAGTACACAAAGCTAGAAGTAATAATTATTTATTTATCGATTTAAAAATTGCTTCTTCTACAGAAGCAGGTAAATTTAACATCGATTTTACTTTTGCAGATGGTACAAAAAAAACACATACATACGAGTTAAAATCAAGAGATAAAAAGTCGGATGATTTTATTGGTTTTAACAGTTCTGATGCTATTTATTTAATTACTCCAGATCGTTTTGCAAACGGAGATGATTCTAATAATATCAATACAGCATTAAAAGAAACAGATATAGACCGTTCTGACAATTACAAGCGTCATGGTGGCGACATACAAGGAATTATAAATCACATAGATTATATTTCAGACCTTGGTTTTACAACTGTTTGGCCAACGCCAGTTCTTTTAAATGATATGGCAGAAAGTTCGTATCATGGCTATGCAATTACAGATTATTATAAAGTAGATTCTCGTTTCGGAAATTTATCAGAATATAAAGAGTTAGCTGATAAATTAAGAGAAAAAGACATGAAATTAATCATGGACCAAGTTGCAAATCATTGTGGAATTGGGCATTGGTGGATGGAAGATTTACCTTTTGGTGATTGGTTAAACAATCAAAAAAATTATGAGGATAATATAGATAATTGGAACAATGAAACCAATATTGGGTCTAACCATCGAAGAACTACAAATCAAGATATATACGTATCAAAAGCAGATTTAAAAGGAAATAATGAAGGATGGTTTACACCTGCAATGCCAGATTTAAATCAGCGAAATCCGTTTTTAGCAAAATACATTATTCAAAATAGTATCTGGTGGATAGAAACCTTGGGCTTAGGAGGTATTAGACAAGACACATACCCATATCCAGACAAAAACTTTATGAGTGATTGGGCAGGAGCTATTATGTCTGAATATCCTAATTTTTCTATTGTTGGAGAAGAGTGGAGTTACAATCCGTTAATTGTTGGTTATTGGCAAAGAGGCGCAAATAACAGAGACGGTTATGAATCTAACTTAAAATCTCCTATGGATTTTCCAATGCAAAAAGCCATTGTAGAAGGCATCAATGAAGATGAGTCTTGGGACAAAGGTTTGATAAAACTATATGAAGGTTTAGCCAATGATTTTCATTATGCATCGCCAAAAGATGTGTTTATATTTTTAGACAATCATGATAAAACAAGAGTTTTTACAGAGCTTTGGGAAGATATCTCAAAAGTAAAAATGGGGTTGAGCTATATGTTAACTTTACCTAGAATTCCTCAAATTTATTACGGAACAGAAATTTTAATGAATGATTCTGCAAACCCCGGAGATCATGGTTTAATACGAAGTGATTTTCCAGGAGGTTTTAAAGATGATGCTGTAAATTCTTTTACTGGTGAAGGATTAAATGAATACCAAAAAGACATGCAATCTTTTATTACAAAGGTCTTGAATTATAGAAAAGATAGTAAAGCTATTCATGATGGTAAAACCATTCATTTTGCTCCTTTTATGGGGACTTATTTCTTGTTTAGAACAAAGGGTGATGAAACGGTTGTAAATATTATCAATAAAAATGTCGAACCGATTACAATAGATTTAAAACGATTTATAGAGGTTGGGTTAGATGGCAGAACCCTAAAAAACATTATTACGGGCGATACTTTTATTTGGGGAAATGAAATTCATTTAACTGAAAAAGGGAGTGTTCTTTTAACAACAAAAATATAA